The following are from one region of the Stanieria sp. NIES-3757 genome:
- the ndbB gene encoding type 2 NADH dehydrogenase, producing the protein MTDKQRICILGGGFGGLYTALRLSQLPWEKEQQPEIVLVDKSDRFLFAPLLYELVTEELQTWEIAPPFEEILADTGIVFYQASVTDIDLEAKRVKLDHSSELTYSKLVIAMGGKTPLNNVPGAILHAIPFRTLNDAYRLREELRLLEQSNQDKIRVAVVGGGYSGVELACKIADRLGDKGRIRIIDRGDKILQDSSQFNQEAASKALEKRKIWLDLETEVEQVEADSISLAYKGKVDTIPVDLVLWTVGNQVSELMRKLPLPQDSQGLLKTNANLQILEHEDIFALGDIASCQDATGQLVPATAQVAFQQSDYCAWNIWASLSDRPLLPFRYQPLGEMMTLGVDNASISGLGLNLDGSLAYIARRLIYLYRLPTLKHQLTVGFNWITQPLVELLT; encoded by the coding sequence ATGACTGATAAACAACGTATCTGCATCCTTGGTGGTGGCTTTGGCGGTTTGTATACTGCCTTGCGATTAAGTCAATTACCTTGGGAAAAAGAACAACAACCAGAAATAGTTCTAGTAGACAAAAGCGATCGCTTTTTATTTGCACCTTTACTCTATGAGTTAGTTACAGAAGAACTACAAACTTGGGAAATTGCCCCTCCCTTTGAAGAAATTTTGGCAGACACAGGAATAGTATTTTATCAAGCCTCGGTGACAGATATCGATCTTGAGGCAAAAAGAGTCAAATTAGACCACTCCTCAGAACTGACTTACTCTAAATTAGTCATTGCGATGGGCGGAAAAACTCCTCTCAATAACGTTCCTGGGGCGATTCTTCATGCAATTCCTTTTCGTACTCTCAATGATGCTTATCGGCTTAGAGAAGAATTACGATTATTAGAACAATCAAATCAAGACAAAATTAGGGTTGCAGTGGTCGGTGGTGGTTACAGTGGTGTGGAATTAGCTTGTAAAATAGCAGACCGCCTCGGCGACAAAGGTAGAATTAGAATTATTGACCGCGGAGACAAAATCCTTCAAGATAGTTCTCAATTTAATCAGGAAGCAGCTAGTAAGGCGTTAGAAAAACGGAAAATTTGGTTAGATTTAGAAACCGAAGTCGAGCAAGTCGAAGCTGATAGTATTTCTTTAGCTTATAAAGGAAAAGTAGATACTATTCCCGTAGATTTGGTGTTGTGGACGGTCGGAAATCAAGTTTCAGAATTAATGAGAAAACTGCCTCTACCTCAAGATTCTCAAGGTTTGTTAAAAACTAATGCCAATCTACAAATATTAGAACACGAAGATATCTTTGCTTTGGGAGATATCGCTAGTTGCCAAGATGCCACAGGACAATTAGTACCTGCCACAGCACAAGTCGCTTTTCAACAGTCAGATTATTGCGCTTGGAATATCTGGGCTAGTTTAAGCGATCGCCCGTTATTACCTTTCCGTTATCAACCTTTAGGCGAAATGATGACCCTAGGGGTGGATAATGCTAGTATTAGCGGTTTAGGTTTAAACTTAGATGGTTCTCTTGCTTATATCGCCCGTCGTCTAATTTATCTTTACCGCTTACCTACTCTCAAGCATCAGCTTACAGTGGGATTTAATTGGATCACTCAACCGCTAGTTGAGTTGTTGACTTAA
- a CDS encoding aldo/keto reductase, with the protein MNKHTRRNFLIGGVAAATAIGGKTLTQSHSQTTQASIKITQTMPERVLGKTGISLPIFGLGGAGQTPLSNQGKESEAIALVEKALSLGIRYYDTAASYGPSEANLGKILPAYRQQIYLNSKTAARDRDGAWRDLERSLKNLNTDYLDGWQLHHVSFMEELEQILGENGAIKAFEEAKEQKLVKYLGITGHHEPDVIAAGLTRYPFDTTLISLNAADIHHPRPFSTTVLPVAQAKNVGVIAMKIPAYGRLFQPGLLEGMHQAMGYTLSLSGVHCCVIAAENPEQLEANFKVAQAFQPLEQTAMKDIEQLTVNAGEAGAFFRQWT; encoded by the coding sequence ATGAATAAACACACTCGACGCAACTTTCTGATTGGTGGTGTTGCTGCTGCGACTGCAATTGGTGGAAAAACATTGACACAATCTCATTCCCAAACAACCCAAGCGTCAATTAAAATAACTCAGACGATGCCAGAAAGAGTTTTGGGTAAAACTGGAATTAGTTTACCGATTTTTGGGTTAGGTGGTGCTGGACAAACTCCTTTATCTAATCAAGGAAAAGAATCAGAAGCGATCGCTCTAGTCGAAAAAGCTTTATCTTTGGGAATCCGCTATTATGATACCGCTGCCAGTTATGGCCCTAGTGAAGCAAATTTAGGCAAAATTTTACCCGCTTATCGCCAGCAAATCTATCTTAATAGTAAAACTGCTGCTCGCGATCGCGATGGAGCATGGCGTGACTTAGAGCGATCGCTAAAAAATCTCAATACTGATTATTTAGATGGTTGGCAATTGCATCATGTTTCTTTTATGGAAGAATTAGAACAAATCTTGGGAGAAAATGGCGCAATTAAAGCCTTTGAAGAGGCTAAAGAGCAAAAATTGGTCAAATATTTAGGTATCACTGGTCACCACGAACCCGACGTGATTGCAGCAGGATTAACCAGATATCCTTTTGATACTACCTTAATTTCTTTAAATGCAGCCGACATTCATCATCCTCGCCCCTTTTCTACGACTGTACTTCCTGTTGCCCAAGCCAAAAATGTGGGTGTGATCGCGATGAAAATTCCAGCTTATGGACGTTTGTTTCAACCTGGTCTTTTAGAAGGGATGCATCAAGCAATGGGTTATACTCTTTCTTTATCAGGAGTACACTGCTGTGTTATCGCTGCTGAAAATCCCGAACAATTAGAAGCTAATTTTAAAGTTGCCCAAGCTTTCCAACCTCTTGAGCAAACAGCCATGAAAGATATTGAACAACTGACTGTTAATGCAGGAGAAGCAGGTGCTTTTTTCCGTCAATGGACTTGA
- a CDS encoding proline iminopeptidase yields the protein MRELYPPIEPYNQGKLQVSELHTIHFEESGNPDGKPVIFLHGGPGGGITPMYRQYFDPNLWRIIIFDQRGCGQSTPYAELRENTTWDLVSDIEKLRKHLNIQQWVVFGGSWGSTLALAYSQTHPESCLGLILRGIFMLRPLELHWFYQEGASYIFPDAWQEYLKPIPVEERHDLLSAYYRRLTSEAHQVRLEAARTWSVWEGSTSKLFPSETTIQRFGEADFAEAFARIECHYFVNKGFFKTPNQLLDNVDRIRHLPAVIVQGRYDVVCPMITAWELHQAWQEAEFIVVPDAGHSMTEPGIRTALIEASDRFAATA from the coding sequence ATGAGAGAATTATATCCGCCAATTGAACCTTATAACCAAGGGAAATTGCAGGTTTCTGAGTTACATACAATTCATTTTGAAGAGTCTGGAAATCCTGATGGTAAACCAGTAATTTTTTTGCATGGTGGCCCTGGTGGTGGTATTACACCGATGTATCGGCAGTATTTCGATCCGAATTTATGGCGTATTATTATTTTCGATCAACGTGGTTGCGGTCAAAGTACTCCCTATGCAGAGTTAAGAGAGAATACTACTTGGGATTTAGTGAGCGATATTGAAAAACTGAGAAAACATTTAAATATTCAACAATGGGTTGTTTTTGGAGGTAGTTGGGGTAGTACTTTAGCCCTTGCTTATAGTCAAACTCATCCTGAAAGTTGTTTGGGTTTGATTTTACGGGGCATTTTTATGTTGCGTCCTCTAGAGTTACATTGGTTTTATCAGGAAGGGGCAAGTTATATTTTTCCTGATGCTTGGCAAGAGTATCTCAAACCGATTCCTGTTGAAGAACGTCACGATTTGTTATCTGCCTATTACCGAAGATTGACTAGCGAAGCTCATCAAGTTCGTCTGGAAGCTGCCCGCACTTGGTCAGTTTGGGAGGGAAGTACTAGTAAACTTTTTCCTTCAGAAACTACAATTCAACGTTTTGGTGAAGCTGATTTTGCGGAGGCTTTTGCACGCATTGAATGTCATTATTTTGTTAACAAAGGATTTTTTAAAACACCCAATCAATTGTTAGACAATGTTGACCGTATTCGTCATCTACCAGCAGTTATCGTTCAAGGTAGATATGATGTGGTTTGTCCGATGATTACCGCTTGGGAATTACATCAAGCTTGGCAAGAAGCAGAATTTATAGTTGTTCCCGATGCAGGACATTCTATGACTGAACCAGGAATTCGTACTGCTTTAATTGAGGCAAGCGATCGCTTTGCTGCTACTGCGTAG
- a CDS encoding hypothetical protein (protein of unknown function DUF820) has protein sequence MEAIAIPKGFRVTPEQFEQLASAEQLARMELTATGELIVMSPTGGTAGKKNFNLYLDLGNWNRQTKLGQAFDSSTVFVLPNGARRSPDVSWIKLKRWNQLTQAQQDGFPPIAPDFVIELVSPSDLKNQRYEDLQAKMQEYLDNGVQLGWLIEPSAKIVEIYRFGQQIEILNHPQTLSGEDVLPGFILDLNEIL, from the coding sequence ATGGAAGCGATCGCTATTCCTAAAGGATTTCGAGTAACTCCAGAACAATTCGAGCAACTAGCATCCGCCGAACAATTAGCACGAATGGAGTTAACTGCAACTGGAGAATTAATTGTCATGAGTCCCACTGGTGGAACCGCAGGAAAAAAGAATTTCAACTTGTACCTAGATTTAGGAAATTGGAATCGTCAAACCAAATTAGGACAAGCTTTTGATTCTTCTACAGTGTTTGTCTTACCTAATGGCGCAAGAAGAAGTCCCGATGTTAGTTGGATTAAACTAAAAAGATGGAATCAATTGACTCAAGCTCAACAAGATGGATTTCCTCCAATTGCTCCCGATTTTGTGATCGAATTAGTCAGTCCTAGCGATCTCAAAAATCAGCGATATGAAGACTTACAAGCAAAGATGCAGGAGTATTTGGATAATGGCGTTCAACTTGGTTGGTTAATCGAACCATCAGCAAAAATAGTAGAAATATATCGATTTGGGCAACAAATAGAAATTTTAAATCATCCTCAAACTCTATCAGGAGAAGATGTTTTACCTGGATTTATTTTAGATTTAAATGAAATTCTTTGA
- a CDS encoding chloride channel protein, which produces MTTTIPESKVLLPVKSKQFSLSDRFTSLLNRLQPSSELIVLIAALLIGGGSGLTMVLFHQLINLWEHLSFDLLLGTISVWGGWTLISIPILGGLIVGLMRWRYPEILGQEFSALLTNPRVQVISPLRPIVKMLAAAISLGTGASLGPESPSVEIGSNIGILLGQLFQVSKERYRLLLGAGVAAGLAAGFNAPIAGVFFALEVVLGTSFTSPAVGLILLSAVFSAIASRIFLGVHPAFNVPAYQVNSHWEWLFYLGLGLLASLISLAYTQAIKLTQACFQDKWLSNLPTVIKPVLGGLALGSIALQLPQILGVGYGTLEVILTGEKFSLSLLCLLLIVKLLTTAISLGSGLVGGVFAPAMFLGACLGSIYGNLLNNFLPPDQLTIAPQAYAIVGMAAVLAGSVKAPLTAIILLFELTRNYLIILPAMVTVGVAVWMVEQIEAQSAVAGLNFQQMGMNLDKQDEVDKLEQVTVAEVMKTFYLALTEGTNTLAAGQKMIQTQCHTALVFDCQDKLMGVVTLADIKKAIFKLQQQSDDFSLFEQKIADICTLEILYAYADESLKEVVERMGTRGLYLLPVVSRDRPRQVLGIIDRNQILLASDLVETQAALLPYLTESLTSMKVDLISSEEVRT; this is translated from the coding sequence ATGACAACTACTATTCCTGAGTCGAAGGTACTTTTACCTGTCAAATCAAAACAATTTTCCCTCTCAGATCGTTTTACTAGTTTACTTAATCGCTTACAGCCTTCGTCCGAATTAATAGTACTAATTGCAGCTTTGTTAATTGGTGGTGGTTCGGGTTTGACCATGGTTTTGTTTCATCAACTGATTAACCTCTGGGAACATTTAAGTTTCGATCTGTTATTAGGAACAATTTCAGTCTGGGGGGGTTGGACTTTAATTTCAATTCCTATTTTAGGTGGTTTAATCGTTGGTTTGATGCGCTGGCGTTATCCAGAGATTTTAGGTCAAGAATTTTCTGCTTTATTAACTAATCCTAGAGTACAAGTTATTTCTCCCCTCAGACCAATTGTGAAAATGTTGGCAGCAGCAATTTCTTTGGGAACAGGGGCTTCTTTAGGGCCGGAAAGTCCTTCGGTAGAAATAGGTTCAAATATTGGCATTTTATTGGGGCAGTTGTTCCAAGTATCTAAAGAACGTTATCGTTTATTATTAGGTGCTGGTGTAGCAGCAGGATTAGCAGCAGGTTTTAATGCACCGATCGCAGGTGTGTTTTTTGCCCTAGAAGTAGTATTGGGTACATCTTTTACTTCACCAGCAGTTGGTTTAATTTTACTCTCGGCGGTTTTTAGTGCGATCGCGTCTCGGATTTTTTTAGGGGTTCATCCAGCTTTTAATGTACCAGCCTATCAGGTTAATAGTCATTGGGAATGGCTATTTTATCTGGGGTTAGGATTACTTGCCAGTTTAATTTCCCTAGCTTATACCCAAGCAATTAAATTAACTCAAGCTTGTTTTCAGGATAAGTGGTTGAGTAATTTACCTACAGTTATTAAACCAGTTTTAGGTGGATTGGCATTAGGTAGTATTGCTTTGCAATTACCTCAAATTCTGGGTGTGGGTTACGGCACTTTAGAGGTGATTTTAACTGGAGAAAAATTTTCCCTTTCTTTATTATGTTTATTATTAATTGTTAAATTACTAACCACAGCAATTAGTTTGGGTAGTGGTTTAGTCGGAGGAGTTTTTGCCCCTGCCATGTTTTTGGGGGCTTGTCTCGGCTCAATTTATGGTAATCTTCTCAATAACTTCTTACCCCCAGATCAATTAACAATTGCACCTCAAGCTTATGCGATCGTAGGAATGGCTGCGGTACTTGCTGGTAGTGTCAAAGCACCTTTAACTGCAATTATCTTATTGTTTGAATTGACTAGAAACTATCTCATTATTTTACCTGCGATGGTAACTGTTGGTGTGGCTGTGTGGATGGTTGAACAAATCGAAGCGCAAAGTGCAGTGGCAGGTTTGAATTTCCAACAAATGGGGATGAATTTAGATAAACAAGATGAAGTAGATAAATTAGAACAAGTAACTGTTGCTGAGGTAATGAAAACTTTCTATCTTGCTTTAACGGAAGGGACTAATACTCTAGCAGCAGGACAAAAAATGATTCAAACTCAATGTCACACTGCTTTGGTATTTGATTGTCAAGATAAGCTAATGGGAGTAGTTACCTTAGCAGATATTAAAAAAGCAATTTTTAAATTACAACAGCAATCTGATGATTTTTCTCTATTTGAACAAAAGATTGCCGATATTTGCACTCTAGAAATTCTTTATGCTTATGCAGATGAATCTTTGAAAGAAGTTGTAGAACGCATGGGAACAAGAGGACTATATTTATTACCTGTAGTCTCACGCGATCGCCCTAGGCAAGTTTTGGGCATCATCGATCGCAATCAAATTCTTTTGGCAAGCGATCTAGTAGAAACTCAAGCAGCACTTTTACCTTATCTGACAGAAAGTCTGACAAGCATGAAAGTCGATCTCATTAGTTCCGAGGAAGTAAGAACCTAA
- a CDS encoding pentapeptide repeat protein, with protein sequence MVLLVGSISVLVEPTWAVNYNNRALIDTDFSHQDLRDASFDHASLRGSDFSYSDLSGVRLFGSNLSRVNFTGANLSNADLESCRLTRANFTNAILTGAFMTNTLLDEAIIEGADFTNALLSPITEKILCEKASGTNPTTGRNTKDTLFCP encoded by the coding sequence ATGGTACTACTTGTTGGTAGTATTAGTGTTTTGGTAGAGCCTACCTGGGCAGTAAATTATAATAATCGCGCTTTGATTGATACTGACTTTTCCCATCAAGATCTCAGAGACGCTTCTTTCGATCATGCGAGTTTGCGTGGTAGTGACTTTAGCTATTCAGATCTTAGTGGAGTGCGTTTATTTGGTTCTAATCTGTCTAGGGTTAATTTTACAGGGGCAAATCTTTCTAATGCAGATTTAGAATCTTGTCGTCTGACACGCGCTAATTTTACTAACGCTATCTTGACGGGGGCTTTTATGACCAATACGTTATTAGATGAAGCCATTATCGAAGGGGCTGATTTTACTAACGCACTGCTTAGTCCCATTACTGAAAAAATTCTGTGTGAAAAGGCTTCGGGTACTAATCCTACTACAGGACGCAATACCAAAGATACTTTGTTCTGTCCTTAA